From the Caloenas nicobarica isolate bCalNic1 chromosome 2, bCalNic1.hap1, whole genome shotgun sequence genome, the window AAGCACACAGATAAATCATTCACAAGAACAGTTAGTGAAGGCTTCTTcacaagaatttattttctggcCCTGTTTCACAGTATTTCTATGACAGCAGTGCAGGATTCCATAAGCAGTAACTAATTGTACTCATTAAATTTCCTGAATAATAGGTCAATCAACCTAGCTATAAGATGGAGTTTCTAGAATTATTAAGATGGAGTTTATAGAATTATTAGTCTGCAAAATGTATGGCAGGCTTGGAAGAAACGCTTTGCATTCCGTTCAGTTAATGtcataaaacaaacacaaataacaGAGTATTATTACAGATGTATGATATTTTCCACATCTCTAAAAGCATCTATGAGTCTCTAAAGCAAACTGATACCTAACACATGTaggtatgaaaaaaatactttcatcaAGTAACCAAAATATCTTCGAAAGGATAATTTTGTACTATTTATTAGTTTAGTAACACAAGTTTGAACTCacagtgaagggaaaaaacaaaaagcgaACTCACCTCAGCCTTCACTATTCTATCCACAATGGTCTCCAGTGTTTCCAGCATACTACACTTTACAACACCTTCAAAATACTGCGAACGGTGCTGTAGCGCTTGCGTCACCGTGATATCTAGGTTATTATATGTTTTTTCAGCAGCAAgattctggaaaacaaaaccaaaccatcaaGGCACATAACACATCTCAGTACTTAGTAAAGTACTCAATAAAGTAACATTTTAGCATCATGTAGACAGGCATTTCTGGTGTAAATTCAGCCTGTTCCAAGTCACATCTCAAACAAAGCAGATTCTCTTCAGCTTCAGGGTTTGGGAACAGTCAAGCATGCAATTATGTTCAACACGATATGATAGACTGGGTTAATAGATAAAATATTGCTACTTTGTGATATGCATTAGGCCAGTGAAAATCTCTCTACTCTCCTGTCTGATATTTGGCTTGAAGTCACTCATCCTGCTTTTGTCATGAGTAGAAAATGTAAAGATTTTAGAATATACTTGAATATCCAATtttatgctgtttgtttttcacaggaCAGGGGAGGACACCAACTGCTCTGAACACCACCCATGAAGTAGATCTTAGTGGATGTCTAATGAGAGAACAAATTAAAGGTTTTGTTCACTTTTCTTATTGCTGGGCTCAAACTCCCTCTTCTGGACTGTGCTGGCACTGCCATTTGACAGCAATTTCcgtgtatatattttttaataactactataaaaataatataaatgaaaacCCATCACCACCACTAAAAGTAAGAAGATTCAAAGTGTGAAAGCCAGTATTCTCGACTTTCATTTTAAGAACAGGACCAGGCTTGCAGCAAGAGGACTTTGCCCAGACCAGCAAAAGCTCTTTTTGTAGGTGAGACCACAGTGATGCTTTGATAGTGTTGGCACATCCTGGCCTGTTGATTTTGTGTACTGAAGCACTGAAGAACAAACACatacctttaaaatgaaaacactggaCCAAGCAATAAAATGAAAGTAAGTTTTGGCTAGAATATACTGTGATTGGTCAAGTTTTTGGATTGAATTACACTGAACGCGACAAGATTGTCTTGAGATGACCATGAAGATACAAGCAGGTGTAGTTAACTCATTTAACTAATCCCTAATGAAGGATGCTCAGAAAATATAACAAGCCTCTGCAAACTGAAGCCACCTTTCCCACAATAATTACTGTAATATAAAGCTGCGTCTATACCGTCACACCATTCTCAGGTTTCTCTCATCAAGaacatgaaaattaattcagaactgtattaaaatgaaaggaatcCGTCAGCTTAGCCAGCTGTACATACAGGCACAGCTGAACAGGCTGATTTAAGTAAGCATATTAGCCACATGGTTTAAAGTTAAAACCACCAGTTGAATCTTGCAAATTCTATATTTATTGGAAGATCAGATTGTACATTTcggatttttctttttcttcttttaagacTTGAAGATCAGGCTGAAGCGGACTGATGAAAAACTGGAAGCCTCAGAGGTGATTTTCTTCTAAGAATAGAAGCTAGCAGGCAAAGTAAATGAAATGCATCTTCAAACTGCTGTGTTGTAAAGATAGTAAAGAGTACATCCAGATTCAAACCCGGATGATGCTCAAGGATGCCATACCACCGAGAACAACATATCTTTTCCCCCCATTTAATAAGCAAACTAGTATATGTGAGGAAAATCTCAAATACATGACAGACGCCCTTATTCTCTCATGTTACCAGCTAGAAGCAAACAATTATATCCTAAAGCCTTTGTAGTTGTCATCTTTGTTGTAGtctcaatatatattttttccaaagaaaagatCCAGCATCTCAAAAAATCCTATAACTTTTGTTGCCCCATcaattaaaatgagaagaatAAGTGAAAAACGTAAGAAACCCTCTTCCTTTTGGcatctttctgaaaaagaatGGGTAATAAGGGAAACATAACCTTCCTCAGCCTAACACAGTGACAAGATAAATTGAAACACTGAACCCACCAACTGTGAAATGTCATTGTCTCTGCTACATTAGATCACCCTTGGGACAGCTACTGCCTATTCCCTGAGCAGCCTTTATGGCACAACAGCGTTTTACACAGCAGAGAAtcccaaagaacaaaaaacaaaagcctaGCAAAGAGAGGTAAGACCAATGACATTGTGAAATTTTCAGTATTAAGCACACTGTTTGCAGCCACAGATATTTATAAGTGTAAAGTATTACCATTTGGGACTATTCTCCCTATTTCTGAAAGCATTCTACACAGCGTTTCAGACATCTGGATTCTTCATTAGCACCAGCAGGCTGGTGGAATAAGCAACTTGGGCacttacatttttaagaaataaggtAGCTACCAGAATTCCCAATTAGAAGGCAGGTCCATacagctgggaggggacagagatAAAAacactaaatatatttttcaagtttctgAAGAACACAAGAATAGAAGAGCCCTTGCTCTCTGAGGGTGGCAAATCGCAGCATCAATCTGACTGCGATGTTGCAACTCCCGAGGGAAAACCAGAAACAGCGGCCTGAATTCGATGTAAACCAGAAGGAACACAGACACAATACTCTGGAGTCTGAGACTCGCACAAAAGAACGGGCCAAGTAGTTTTAATTCACTGAGAAGGTCAAGTCATACAAAGCACCCAGACTGCACGAAGAAATCTGCGTTCTATTTGAAAACAGACCGTGGAATGGCAGCGACTGGGAGAGTCCAATCtcaaaaatagaaacaaacataaaaaacccctctgCCTTCTCTTTGTAATagcacagccagatctgattTTGGGTGACCTCCAGAGCAGTAGATGCCTGTGTCCAAGTAGTATTACTAAGGACagcttaaataaaaaataataactaaaaaaatgctgtgcagGGTGAATCGAATCTGTTTTATTCAGTTTGTTAACTAAAGAACAAAATAGCCAAAAATTGACATATTAACAAATTAATTTGCAAATGCTTActgcatataaaatatttaataccaTTTAAGAGATATACTTACTATTACATCAAATTTGGAATAAATATCTACAActtttcctaaaaagaaaaacaaaaattaataaagtacTTAAAATACGAGAATCAGTTTTCTTGCTTCCTGCTTTCATTTGTTACCTTATAATTACATCGACAGAAAACAGACAGGTCAAGAAGgaaagatgtgaaaaaaaacacccaccaaaCCCAACAACCCACCAAACCATGAAGATCTTCTGAGCCTACCAACCTACATCTTGCATAAATGtctttatattctattttctcCCCCCGCCgccttttttcttcaagtttttttaattctttctgtcttctcctcctccccaaatcAATCCAGAGCTCAGCACCATTTATCTTACCCCACTTCTGTACGCAGAAGACCCAACACCCACCTGACTCATCCACAACAGGCAATGCCGATATCCTTCTCTCTACAAATATATTCAAGGCTTTAATGATAGGAGTGTCGGGATGGATGAAGGCAATGTTGTGGTAAGTTCCTATTCCAAGTTCATCCAGATTCTTCTTCATAAAGGCAGGCTTTGGCATCTCTGACATCTAGGACAGGCAGAATTCATGTATTTACAGTGTGGTTTTGTGCATCTACCATGTTTTGAACATCTACCATGTTTCCATGTGACTGGTATATATATTAGGAGATCCATATTCAGTCACCCATCTACAGCCTCCAAGCGATCGTTACTGATTGTTACCGTAATCTGCTACTAGATTAACATAAAGCCAAAACAAGCCCAGATCTCAAAGCATTAGTTGTGTTCAAAGCAGCTCTAAATTAAGACTATGTCACTTAAATTTTttactcatttatttatttttgttgtaagGCATCACTAAAAGCTTTTGATCCTAAGCTATGTCATTCCCACTGAAACTAGAAAGAGAGGATAGCAAAACACACTATACACTGAATACTTATTTTGAACTCCTGTTGCTTTGTATAGTCCCCTATTCATTCCTGTGGCTGCAATAAGCTACAGTGAGTAATGATAATGTTGTCTCTGGGagacaatttctttttctatttgtgtAAACAAGTTTCCGAAGCTGAGTAAATCTTCCAGAAAGGACAACAAACTACTCAAATAGCCAAGTCCTTGTCATTTAGGTTTCTTTAAATGACTAAGCCAAAGTCAATGTCCAGGTTCTACATCAAGCTTTAATTTCTCCATTATCAAAAATGATACTTACAGACACAAATAATATGGAAGTGTATCAAGAAATTTCTGCACTAAAACTCAAATTACCTTAAAATGCctactgagagaaaaaaaaatcagttaagcAAAGCATAACTAAATACTTACAAAAAGCTGGAGGAACTTGAGGATTCTTTTATGGGTAAGTATATAAAGTGCATTTCCACTGACAGGATCTATAACCGGCAATctgtggattttgtttttgATCAATGAATATACAGCATCAAaaaggctgaaggaaaaaaatagggtTTTTAATGAATTCCAGCTGGCAATGAGTAATGTCAAGtgatatatacacatatttacAAACACCCAGGAAGTACATATCATAagtaattatttatattatctTTAATGttatagaaaacaaaagttaaGGGATTTCAAATTAACTTTTGCAGCTGGTAAAACAGATCAACAACAATATGCTCATGAACATCTAAAATCAGTATAGGAAAACGTTGTGGAAAGTGACTTTTTGTggtagaaaaaaatagcagaaatatttctgcaaatctGTAAGTTGTTTTTCCAGTGAGTGCTGCGCTCATGGCATCTCCGAATGGATATTCCCGTCCAGAGACACAGTAAAAACCAGAGTGTTCTTGCCCTTAATGCATCTCAATCCCAAACTTCTGTAACATTTTATAGGAAGAGCATTTCTACGGATAAGTGCATATATGCAATTAAGCCAAACCAATTATCTGATCATTTCATTGAATTATCATTGGGGATTGGCAATCAGTTATTCCCAGGAGATGTGAAACATTCCTGCAGATGACCGTTCAGCAATACTCTAGTCTAGGCAAGCCTGCTCTTCATGCAAGTAACACTTTTCCCCCCCACCTCGGTCCTAGTAAGATGATGATAAAACAGCTGACAACAAACGGCAATAAATTAGTAAGTCAAAAAAGTTAGTAAAACTTTGCTAAACACCTCCTTGCTGGAGTAGGTGTTTTCCCATACACTGTATGTTTTGAGTCCGCTACAGGGATGAACTATTCCCATCGGATATACATGGAGCCAGGATTCCCACTGGAGATTCCATTCCTGAGTAAGCATTTAACTACTGGAGTAAGCATTTAACTACTCCTAAGGGCAGCCGTCTGATTGTCACAGAACCTGAATCCATTTCTGGCCCAGGTCTGAAGTCAACTTGCTGTACAGTGTTATACACGTCCTACCGCATCATCTTTATTGCGACACTTCTTTGACTGAAAGCAATTATACTGTTTTGTTGTCTTAACGATACTCTTTGCAACAAGCTACCATTCAAAATACGTTCCTTAGGACTTCACTGAACAACTTATTCATGACTTGGTAGCAATTCTATTGACGACAGAGCATATCATTACTTGAGGTAATCACTACAGTTCCCTTCACCAGTTTCCTTTGCTAGGGCACGAGCAATCGTATTCCACAAACCTAAAGCAAGAACCAGAACATCACTCTCCAGTTCAGAAATTAAGTAGTACTCAAGTTGTTAAGTGATCAACTAAAGCTCTCTCTCAAGTTATCTTTGGTAAATAAGGTATAATGGCAGTTCaaaaactatttcttttaagtttcatcaagaagaaaaggacaGTCACTTATATTTTAAGGGACACAACCTAGTagcagagcagaacagaacaCAGAGATACTGTCTTTCCTTTATCTAAGGAAAGCAATTTGCATTGAAATGTAAGTTTTCAACGACTATGGTTGCTGAGAAGAGACCGCTGAAAGGCTCTGGactgcttttcagtttcattaaaCAAACATGACTTGAAGGCGAGCTTGAGGGGTCATCATGCTGACccttttttgcatattttcagGCAATTCATTTTGATCCATGACTAGTTCATTTACCAGAAGTATTACACTGATAAAAGATCGAAGTTTAgctaaaaattatcttttttggataattaaaaaaagtccTTACTCGAAATAAAAAGCCCCCAGACCTCCTTAATTATACTAAAAGACAGTCCGTTATTGTACACTAGTTTACAATATAAATTGTTTCTTAGTAATTCAGTGTTGACCTCGAGTTAGTTTATTTCATGTTAAGcagactgaaaagcaaaatcctaCCTTGCATCTGGGGAGATGTTCACTAAAGGTTTAAATGTCTCTTGCAAATAAAGCTCTGTGTACAGAAAATTAAACATACCATTACCACTTCATTAGCTTTTTTATGATAacattttattaattcattCATACAAAATTatggggaagaaagagaacaaTATACACAGTTACTTTAGATATTCCACCACTTATGCACACTCCTCTATATtgacaataaaaatagagaagttTTAAGAGTGGGACTAAACTGGTTACCACCAGGGGTCACTGCAACGACAGCAAATAATTCTTCACCAGTTCCTTTCCTGAGAGGGTCTGCTGCATACAGTATTATATACTTCTATACGCTATTTCATGGCATATAGTCTATTTTTGACATAAAGCTTCCTCCCTGCTAGACTAGAAAAGTCACCTCACACAATTCACTCTGGCATCGTCTGCTGCTCATCCATCAGCTCACACAATACGTAGGGTCATCTATTCATTCTGCATCCTGGCTCTCATACATTCCCATTCCACATACAGTCATCAACTCCATAGCCATACCTTAGAAAGTATGTGGATAGAGAAAAGCTAAGTCTATGATTAATTAAAAATCCACTATACTGAGCAGCATTAGAACATATTAAATTATCAACAAGTAGTACGTAATTCTTACCCCTCCAGGTTTCTATCTTGTGCTCCTCCAATTCATAAATCTGAACCTACAATGGGTAGAAAGTTTAACctgaagaattaattttaaacccAACATCATTAACAATattataaatatctgaataaTTACATTTCCTTGCAGCAATCTAACAGAGTAAGAACAGCCCGGAATAACATTTCTCGGCAGTAACTAGAGGAGTAGGGTGTAATCCTGCTCACAGGGACCTATCATTTCATACCGGACCTATCATTTCAGGGGACTGGAAAGATCTTTTACCTGTCTGGGTTTGTTGTCTAGATCTCTTCTAGACTCAAAGGCATCACTCTCCTCAGTAATTTATTGCACCTTAATTATGCCAGAGTAAACCCTTTGATTATTCTCTACACTCAAACCAGTAAAAAGCTTACCCTGATCACTTGACGCTGACAGAGATGAATTTCATTGTTCCTCGA encodes:
- the PRKAG2 gene encoding 5'-AMP-activated protein kinase subunit gamma-2 isoform X5 encodes the protein MGRAQPPRRGGGRASPGSSPLRVCGAAAAAAPAPSQLPAASEGMLEKLELEDEALEESESDIYVRFMRSHKCYDIVPTSSKLVVFDTTLQVKKAFFALVANGVRAAPLWESKKQSFVGMLTITDFINILHRYYKSPMVQIYELEEHKIETWRELYLQETFKPLVNISPDASLFDAVYSLIKNKIHRLPVIDPVSGNALYILTHKRILKFLQLFMSEMPKPAFMKKNLDELGIGTYHNIAFIHPDTPIIKALNIFVERRISALPVVDESGKVVDIYSKFDVINLAAEKTYNNLDITVTQALQHRSQYFEGVVKCSMLETLETIVDRIVKAEVHRLVVVNEADSIVGIISLSDILQALVLTPAGAKQKENESE
- the PRKAG2 gene encoding 5'-AMP-activated protein kinase subunit gamma-2 isoform X6, with translation MLEKLELEDEALEESESDIYVRFMRSHKCYDIVPTSSKLVVFDTTLQVKKAFFALVANGVRAAPLWESKKQSFVGMLTITDFINILHRYYKSPMVQIYELEEHKIETWRELYLQETFKPLVNISPDASLFDAVYSLIKNKIHRLPVIDPVSGNALYILTHKRILKFLQLFMSEMPKPAFMKKNLDELGIGTYHNIAFIHPDTPIIKALNIFVERRISALPVVDESGKVVDIYSKFDVINLAAEKTYNNLDITVTQALQHRSQYFEGVVKCSMLETLETIVDRIVKAEVHRLVVVNEADSIVGIISLSDILQALVLTPAGAKQKENESE